From the Streptomyces nodosus genome, the window CGCCGGCGCACCAGGACCAGCAGGGGGAAGACCACGGCGATGATGCCCAGTTGCACCGCCTCGATGCCGACGTTGAACACCAACAGGGACCACAGCAGGGTCCATGACCACGCCGCGTCGATGCCCAGCGCACCCGCGAAGCCCAGTCCGTGCACCAGACCGAAACAGAACACGACCCCCAGCCGGACCCAGCCCGCCCGGTCCAGGCTGAAGTGACCGCGCCCCGCCGCGACGAGGTCGGTGGCATGGTCGCCGCGCCGCCAGATCCGCCACAGATACCAGCCCGCGACCACCGCGATGGACAGGGCGATCACTGGCTCCACCACTCTGCCGGGCACATCGACCACACCGAGAGCAGCCAGCATGAAGGTCACCGAGTGCGCCAGCGTGAAGCTGGTGGCCGCCAGCACGATCTCCCTGAGCCGCCGCGACCCCACGATGAGCGCCAGCAGGAAGAGGATGTGGTCGATCCCGGTCAGCAGATGCTCGGCTCCCAGACGGAAGAACTCCCAGAACCGCTCAAACCAGGACTGGCTGATCGAGAAGGACGGATGGGCGGCGTCCAGCGCCGCGCTGCCCGAGACGCCCTCCAGCTCATAGGTGACGATCGTCTTGGTGTCCCTCACATAGCCCTCGGTGCCGGGGAACAGCTCACTGCGCACCTCATGGCTGTCGCCCCGAGAGCAGTCCCAGTCCAGCGTCAGCACCGTGTAGGGCACGCCCTCCTGCCAGCCCATCGTGAAGTCCCCGGCCTGCGCCGGCTTGCACGGGGCGCCCTTCGACATCACCGAGAAGCGCTTGGTGACATAGCCGACAGCCGCCTTCCGGTGCGCGTCGAGTGCCGCCGCCTGTTCGTCCGCGTCGCCGTCCTCGAAGGCGGCGGTCCCCGCCTGGAACAGGGGATCGTCGCCCTCGGCGTCCGCGGCGGACACCACGAGCAAGTCGTACTCCAGCTCCAGCCTGGTCCGGATCTGGCCCCGTTCGCCGCCGGTGACATGAACATAGGCGGTCGAGGTGAACCCGTGGGCGGACGCGGGCTGCCCGACCCCCAGAAAAACAATCAGCGCCGCTGTGACGAGGACAACGGCGCGGCGAACGCGTGGTGACATGTGGCTCCTTCAGTCGCCACTGCACCGTGCAGGCCATGGATGAACACGTTCCGGCCCACCGGCGAACCATGGAATAACAAGCCCCGCCACCGCCCCCTCCCCCTCAACACCACGGCCACCGGGATTGCAAGATGAACGGGCACCACCCGCCATCGCCCCGAGGACGGCCACCTTGCGCTCCCCGCTCCGAGCCACCGCGACCTTCGCACTCGCCGCGGTCGCCGCGTTCGCCACCGGATGCAGTTCCAGTGACACCTGGTCGCAGCCGCATCCCGCCCCCTCCCCCGTCGGGACCCTCGGCGACGGCTTCACCGACCCCTCCGCCCCACCGACCCCCGAGGCCACCATCACACCGAGGCCCGGCTCCTGGGACGGCGTGCACCCCCCGAAGGACTACCGCGTGGTCCTGCTCTCCAGCGGCGACGACCGGCCTACCCGGACGCTGGTCACGGCCGTCGAGGACTGGGCCCGCACCGAACACGTGAGTCTCAGGACGGTCACCCCGGACACCCCCTCCGACCCGATCCCCGCCATCGTCCGTGCCCTGGACATGCATCCCGACCTGATCATCAGCGCGGGCGACGAGCTCATCGATTCCCTCGCCACCGTCTCCGCGAGCCATCTGTCGCAGCAGTTCCTCGTCCTCGGCGCCGAACTGGCCGAACCCACCCACAACGTCACGGCGGCCAACTGGCCCGGCGCGACCTTCCGGGGCGAGGACCTGGTCACCTCCACCGCCTACGACGCCCGTTCCTTCACGCCCCGACGCTGCGCCGAAGCCGTACGGGCGGGCACCGCGGCCGTCCTCAACGACCTCACCGGCATCGTCGTCCAGCTCGACGCACCCTGAATCCGGCGGGGGAACGGAACGGAACGCCGGGGCGATCCGCCGGGCTCTGCCCGGGTTTCCGCGCGCCCCTGAACCGCGCTCTTCGGTCAAAACGTCGCATCACGTTCATCCGCACGCCCGCTTGATCGCTTATTGATAACGGGTCTAGTCCATCGCGCGGGTTGAGTCCCGTGTCCCGCGCGACACCCGAAAGGAACGACCGTGGAACGCAGATCCCTGCTCGGCGCGACCGCCGGAGCCCTCGTGCTCGGTGGCCTCGCCCAGGTGCCCGCCGAGGCCGCACCGGCCGCCGGCGCCGGCGGGCTTGTCACCACGTTCAACGTCATCAGCGACATCCAGGGCGACCTCGGCGACTTCGCCTCGGCGCTCAAGGACATCAAGGCCACCAACCCGCACTCCTCGGGCATGGCCGTCGCGGGGGACATCACCCCGCGCGGATACGACTTCGAGTACGCCGAAGTGAAGAAGGTGCTGGACCAGGGGCCGAAGCCGCGCGAGATCGCCTGGGCCATCGGCAACCACGAGTTCTACGTCCCCAAGTGGGCCGACCCGGACACCCTCGCCCAGGACACCTGGCCCAACGGCACCACCGAGGAATCCCTCTT encodes:
- a CDS encoding HupE/UreJ family protein, with the protein product MSPRVRRAVVLVTAALIVFLGVGQPASAHGFTSTAYVHVTGGERGQIRTRLELEYDLLVVSAADAEGDDPLFQAGTAAFEDGDADEQAAALDAHRKAAVGYVTKRFSVMSKGAPCKPAQAGDFTMGWQEGVPYTVLTLDWDCSRGDSHEVRSELFPGTEGYVRDTKTIVTYELEGVSGSAALDAAHPSFSISQSWFERFWEFFRLGAEHLLTGIDHILFLLALIVGSRRLREIVLAATSFTLAHSVTFMLAALGVVDVPGRVVEPVIALSIAVVAGWYLWRIWRRGDHATDLVAAGRGHFSLDRAGWVRLGVVFCFGLVHGLGFAGALGIDAAWSWTLLWSLLVFNVGIEAVQLGIIAVVFPLLVLVRRRAPRAGLWVSGVICAGVSVMGLLWCVQRLLES
- a CDS encoding type 1 periplasmic-binding domain-containing protein, encoding MRSPLRATATFALAAVAAFATGCSSSDTWSQPHPAPSPVGTLGDGFTDPSAPPTPEATITPRPGSWDGVHPPKDYRVVLLSSGDDRPTRTLVTAVEDWARTEHVSLRTVTPDTPSDPIPAIVRALDMHPDLIISAGDELIDSLATVSASHLSQQFLVLGAELAEPTHNVTAANWPGATFRGEDLVTSTAYDARSFTPRRCAEAVRAGTAAVLNDLTGIVVQLDAP